From a single Vibrio tubiashii genomic region:
- the tssF gene encoding type VI secretion system baseplate subunit TssF, with protein sequence MTQDKYFREELAFLKEQGREFTEIHPQLSRFLHGRTMDPDVERLLEGFAFLTARLREKVEDEFPELTHSMINMLWPNYLRPIPSMSILAFSPDKSVSEKQVIRKGTQVDSKPVFGTKCHFQTCREVELYPLSCNDVKAQHTREATTIDLSLDLHGDINIGSSLLDNLRFYLGGDKHSSQMLYLWLNHYLDKVSIDVNGTEFPLAEGNFKTVGFDSEDALLPYPSNVYEGYRILQEYLSFSEAFHFFDLSGLDKAIPKSVTGRFTLKLHFSKTLPVDVRVTKENFQLYCAPIINLFEHDADPISLSGRQSEYRVVPSSRYPSHYEVFNIESVTGWQDTASQGKRIRGSKRVYSSFESFQHEVERVRNRTALYYRARVKQSIRGDGFESFISFVRSDETTSVDVDEAVSIKLNCTNRLLPLELGVGDICEPTDTSPPFATFVNISVPSQSLRPVLDGSLLWTLISNLSLNYLSLLSKDALSSVLRAYDFKALVDRQAERVSRQRLEAIQKIESKPVDKILRGLPVRGLQSTLYIDQAGFGSEGDLFLFGTVLSHFFALYASINSFHELNVVNVTNQERYTWGTQAGMQPLI encoded by the coding sequence ATGACTCAAGATAAGTACTTCAGAGAGGAGCTCGCATTTTTAAAGGAGCAGGGGCGTGAGTTTACTGAAATTCACCCACAGCTATCTCGCTTTCTCCACGGCAGAACCATGGACCCAGATGTTGAGCGTCTACTCGAAGGCTTTGCTTTTCTGACCGCCAGGCTCAGAGAAAAAGTAGAAGATGAATTCCCTGAGCTCACTCACTCAATGATCAACATGTTGTGGCCCAACTATCTAAGGCCAATTCCAAGCATGAGTATTCTGGCGTTTTCTCCAGATAAAAGTGTCAGTGAGAAACAGGTTATTCGCAAAGGAACGCAAGTAGATAGTAAACCTGTTTTTGGTACTAAGTGTCATTTCCAAACATGTCGTGAGGTAGAGCTCTACCCCCTGAGCTGTAACGACGTGAAAGCACAACATACCCGTGAAGCGACAACCATTGATCTTAGCTTAGATTTGCATGGTGATATCAATATTGGCAGTTCACTGCTTGATAACCTTCGCTTCTATTTAGGAGGGGACAAGCACAGCTCTCAGATGCTTTATCTATGGCTAAATCACTACCTTGATAAAGTCAGTATTGATGTCAATGGTACGGAATTCCCGTTAGCGGAAGGCAACTTTAAGACCGTGGGGTTTGATAGTGAAGACGCGTTGCTTCCTTATCCGAGCAACGTTTATGAAGGTTATCGCATCCTACAAGAGTACTTGTCATTTTCTGAGGCGTTTCATTTCTTTGACTTGTCAGGGCTTGATAAAGCGATTCCAAAAAGTGTAACTGGGCGCTTCACTCTTAAACTTCATTTTTCCAAGACTCTGCCTGTCGATGTGCGAGTAACCAAAGAGAACTTCCAGCTCTACTGTGCGCCCATCATTAACTTGTTTGAGCACGATGCCGATCCGATCTCGCTCTCTGGTCGTCAGTCAGAGTATCGAGTTGTTCCTTCAAGCCGTTATCCATCTCACTATGAAGTGTTCAATATAGAAAGTGTGACCGGCTGGCAAGATACCGCTTCACAAGGCAAGCGAATTCGTGGCTCAAAGCGTGTTTACTCCTCGTTTGAAAGCTTCCAGCATGAAGTTGAAAGAGTCAGAAATAGAACCGCACTTTACTACCGAGCGAGAGTAAAGCAGAGCATCCGAGGTGATGGTTTTGAATCTTTTATCTCCTTTGTCCGAAGTGATGAAACAACTTCCGTTGATGTTGATGAAGCCGTATCCATAAAGCTGAACTGTACCAATCGACTGCTTCCGTTGGAGTTAGGAGTGGGAGATATTTGTGAGCCAACGGATACTTCACCGCCGTTCGCGACATTTGTGAACATCTCAGTGCCTTCTCAGTCGCTTAGGCCCGTTTTGGATGGCAGCTTGCTATGGACATTGATTTCTAACTTGTCGCTCAACTATTTGTCACTGTTATCAAAAGATGCCCTTAGCAGCGTACTTAGAGCCTATGACTTTAAGGCTCTGGTTGATCGACAAGCTGAAAGAGTCTCTAGGCAGCGTCTTGAAGCGATTCAAAAAATCGAATCGAAACCCGTGGACAAAATTCTTAGAGGTCTCCCCGTACGCGGTCTTCAATCGACTCTATACATCGATCAAGCAGGGTTTGGCTCTGAAGGTGATTTGTTTCTATTTGGTACGGTTTTAAGCCATTTCTTTGCGCTGTACGCGAGCATTAACTCATTCCATGAATTGAATGTGGTCAATGTCACTAATCAAGAGAGGTATACATGGGGTACTCAGGCGGGGATGCAGCCACTGATTTAG
- the tssG gene encoding type VI secretion system baseplate subunit TssG, translating into MGYSGGDAATDLVDQAEQPEEVVMPSDVHEYNFYQLVELLQKLNEMNPEGDDWERQCRLVFSANPSLGFSPSDVNRLDTLNDERMVMMTNFFGLSGAQSPLPGYVVEQLLNEEPGGFKQPFFDFFNNRLINLVYRIWRKYRYFVRFQPDAQDDFSAQLLSLVGLGSPELRGDTPINWCKMLAYSGTLAGRSRSPQVVSGIIAHCFDLEEVEIRQWTRRTVKIDPSQQSRVGGANSQLGVTSMVGESVVDCNGKFTICIKQLSRKKFSDFLPSGQEYGPLCKLVELILREQMAYDLELTMDDNEAPDFVLGSSAEIALGWTSFLGTSDQQKSVLIQVRQ; encoded by the coding sequence ATGGGGTACTCAGGCGGGGATGCAGCCACTGATTTAGTGGACCAAGCAGAACAACCAGAGGAGGTTGTTATGCCAAGTGACGTCCATGAATACAATTTTTATCAACTGGTTGAGCTACTGCAAAAACTCAATGAGATGAACCCAGAAGGTGACGATTGGGAACGCCAATGCAGATTGGTGTTTAGTGCTAACCCAAGCTTAGGTTTCTCACCATCGGATGTGAATCGCCTAGATACGCTTAACGACGAGAGAATGGTCATGATGACCAATTTCTTTGGTTTGTCAGGGGCGCAGTCACCGTTGCCAGGTTATGTGGTCGAGCAGCTATTAAATGAAGAGCCTGGTGGCTTCAAGCAGCCGTTTTTTGATTTCTTCAACAATCGATTGATTAACTTGGTTTATCGAATCTGGCGTAAGTACCGCTACTTTGTGCGTTTTCAGCCGGACGCACAGGATGATTTTTCAGCGCAGTTGCTTTCGTTAGTCGGTTTGGGCTCACCAGAATTGCGCGGAGATACCCCGATTAACTGGTGCAAGATGTTGGCTTATTCGGGAACGTTGGCGGGGCGTAGTCGTTCTCCGCAGGTGGTATCGGGGATCATTGCGCACTGTTTTGATCTCGAAGAAGTAGAAATTCGCCAATGGACGAGACGCACAGTAAAGATTGATCCTTCGCAGCAATCTCGCGTCGGAGGGGCAAACTCTCAGCTTGGAGTGACCTCTATGGTTGGGGAGTCAGTAGTCGACTGTAATGGCAAGTTCACTATCTGCATCAAGCAGTTATCGAGAAAGAAGTTCTCTGACTTCTTACCGTCGGGCCAAGAGTACGGACCTTTGTGCAAATTGGTTGAATTAATTTTACGTGAGCAAATGGCTTATGACCTAGAGCTGACGATGGACGACAACGAAGCGCCAGATTTTGTATTAGGCAGTTCGGCGGAGATTGCCCTTGGGTGGACATCATTCCTTGGCACCAGTGATCAACAAAAAAGCGTATTAATTCAGGTAAGGCAGTAA
- the tagH gene encoding type VI secretion system-associated FHA domain protein TagH, producing METTETLNLNLLVINAQKLESGLTALMQWDAEGGVIGSSSASTWTLKDSSGRIYPQHCEIVMFDGAFCLRDLCGETYINGTEMPVGKGLLAKLVHKDQIQIGPYEIRVALGDLEDDSATGSLTSLFETTNYDLLSDQELDIEQDDNNEQAENAEPLAALDELMATNEEESLIDDDTSRTVEELEPQGLVPEEDLTLRDPNFTVQADSDNEISSSMTLKRILSFGFGSKTQPKQKSEKSQQQVFNSDRAVELESQQTTNNDSEGFQMDEQTLDLLEEEVAKSIQPEQATVNSPATTGGHLLTGPMLHGLGANVNHTDDIERMHMLSQEMGESLQACIQGILDLHQQVSKGRFGTLNRNLQPIEDNPLRLGLSYEETIKTLYDSEKSAVHLSAPAAIEESLKNVQAHNEAMQHATGEALTQILGAFSPQVLLRRFQNYKRSHQDISQNSDEWAWNMYCNYYQELTSHRQQGFEKLFWEIFEQAYDKKIREKQLEF from the coding sequence ATGGAAACGACTGAAACACTCAATTTAAACCTTTTGGTTATCAATGCGCAAAAGTTGGAGTCTGGATTGACTGCGCTCATGCAGTGGGATGCTGAAGGTGGCGTAATAGGTTCGTCCTCAGCTTCTACATGGACGCTGAAAGATTCCAGCGGACGTATTTACCCACAACATTGTGAAATTGTCATGTTCGATGGTGCCTTCTGCCTAAGAGATTTGTGTGGTGAAACCTATATCAATGGTACAGAAATGCCAGTCGGCAAAGGCCTACTTGCCAAACTGGTTCACAAAGATCAAATCCAAATAGGCCCTTACGAAATCCGTGTCGCGCTGGGTGATCTCGAAGATGACAGTGCTACAGGTTCATTAACGAGCTTATTCGAAACCACTAACTACGACCTGCTTTCAGATCAAGAGCTCGATATCGAACAAGATGACAATAATGAGCAGGCTGAAAACGCAGAACCTTTGGCGGCATTAGACGAGTTGATGGCGACAAACGAAGAAGAGTCGCTGATTGATGATGACACCTCTAGAACCGTTGAAGAGCTAGAGCCGCAAGGGTTAGTCCCGGAAGAAGATCTCACGCTAAGAGACCCAAATTTTACCGTGCAAGCAGACAGTGATAACGAGATTTCATCGTCCATGACACTAAAACGAATTCTCAGCTTTGGCTTTGGTAGCAAAACGCAGCCCAAGCAGAAAAGTGAAAAATCACAACAACAAGTATTCAATTCAGACCGAGCAGTAGAGCTTGAGTCTCAACAAACAACAAACAACGATTCAGAGGGCTTTCAAATGGATGAGCAAACACTAGATTTGCTAGAGGAAGAAGTAGCGAAGAGTATTCAACCAGAGCAGGCGACTGTTAACAGTCCTGCGACAACAGGTGGGCACCTGCTAACGGGGCCAATGCTGCATGGCTTAGGAGCCAATGTTAACCATACCGACGACATTGAGCGTATGCATATGCTGTCGCAGGAAATGGGCGAATCACTACAAGCTTGTATTCAAGGGATTCTGGATCTTCATCAACAGGTAAGCAAAGGGCGTTTTGGCACCTTAAATCGCAACCTTCAACCAATAGAAGACAATCCTCTTCGCCTTGGTCTGTCTTATGAAGAGACCATTAAAACCCTCTACGACTCCGAGAAAAGTGCCGTACACCTTTCTGCTCCTGCTGCAATTGAAGAGAGCTTGAAGAATGTACAGGCTCATAACGAAGCGATGCAGCACGCGACAGGTGAGGCATTGACTCAAATTCTAGGCGCATTCTCACCACAGGTTCTTCTGCGTCGATTTCAAAACTATAAGCGTTCACACCAAGACATCTCACAAAACAGTGATGAGTGGGCGTGGAATATGTACTGCAACTACTACCAAGAGCTTACGTCACATCGTCAACAAGGTTTTGAAAAGTTGTTCTGGGAGATTTTTGAGCAAGCTTACGACAAAAAAATCCGCGAGAAACAGTTGGAGTTTTAA
- the tssJ gene encoding type VI secretion system lipoprotein TssJ — MRNLLWMCFLSIFLSACSSEPEPYDPTQLPTKVTFSIVAQEGVNPSIWGQASPVEIQVFELVDDSMFMSSSYDQMKEDYKKALKSNFVKSYDYVLTPGQFKFVNQIEVDEETNYIGIMANFSDIELSEWKKAVKVLNKGREYHLLMLLSDYDVKLEKVE, encoded by the coding sequence GTGAGAAATTTGCTATGGATGTGCTTTCTCTCGATTTTTCTTAGTGCTTGTAGTAGTGAGCCTGAACCCTATGACCCGACTCAACTGCCAACAAAAGTGACCTTCAGCATCGTTGCTCAAGAGGGGGTGAATCCAAGTATTTGGGGGCAAGCTTCTCCGGTCGAGATTCAGGTGTTTGAGCTGGTAGATGATTCGATGTTTATGTCATCGAGCTACGACCAGATGAAAGAAGATTATAAGAAAGCGCTCAAAAGTAACTTTGTCAAAAGTTACGACTATGTTTTGACCCCAGGTCAGTTCAAGTTCGTTAACCAAATCGAAGTCGATGAAGAGACCAACTACATCGGGATTATGGCTAATTTCTCTGATATCGAACTGAGTGAATGGAAAAAAGCCGTCAAAGTGTTGAATAAAGGCAGAGAGTATCACCTGTTGATGCTTCTTAGCGACTACGACGTCAAGTTGGAAAAGGTGGAATAG
- the tssK gene encoding type VI secretion system baseplate subunit TssK, translating into MFSRNRVIWNEGLFIKPQHFQQQQRYTEYYIDERLSSVSRYLYGVSEFSLNPEYLSFGRIAIERAVGIMPDGTAFRIPQEDTLPDALEIDDASLANQLVYLAIPLRSESLMEINWPDTQGTGRYESRRLEVRDVHTVQGDMTTIDVSPMRIQLMLEKEDRSAYASMAVGRILEKRPDGSVVMDPDFIPCHLNVVGNLALHRFVNEISGLMRERAKNIAQRISSPSQGGVADVSDFMLLQALNRLQPQIQHLAELRSLHPERLFECLSTIAGELATFTDESRLPPKAISYNHDMPTESFWPLIRNLRQSLSVVLEPRAVSIQLDKRKYGLMVAPIQDPQLMETADFIIAVKARMPMDELRRQFTQQTKVSSVEKIRELISLQLPGIPLVVLPVAPRQLPYHAGYTYYQLDKSSSEWEMLTHSSGFAFHVAAAFDELDLQFWAIRS; encoded by the coding sequence ATGTTTTCACGAAATCGTGTTATTTGGAACGAAGGTTTGTTCATCAAGCCACAGCATTTCCAGCAACAACAACGCTATACAGAATACTACATAGATGAGCGCTTAAGTTCTGTCAGCCGTTACCTGTATGGTGTTTCAGAGTTTTCTCTCAACCCGGAATATTTGTCGTTCGGTCGTATCGCTATTGAGCGTGCCGTTGGCATCATGCCTGACGGCACGGCTTTTCGTATTCCCCAAGAAGATACGCTACCTGACGCGTTAGAAATTGATGATGCCTCTTTGGCTAACCAGCTAGTTTATTTAGCGATTCCTCTGCGCAGTGAGTCGCTAATGGAAATCAACTGGCCAGATACGCAAGGCACAGGTCGTTATGAAAGCCGCCGCCTTGAAGTGCGCGATGTCCATACCGTGCAAGGTGATATGACGACCATAGATGTGTCACCAATGCGAATCCAACTCATGCTGGAAAAAGAAGACAGAAGTGCTTATGCATCAATGGCAGTGGGGCGCATTCTAGAGAAGCGCCCAGATGGAAGCGTGGTCATGGATCCAGATTTTATTCCATGTCATCTCAATGTCGTTGGCAATTTGGCTTTGCACCGCTTTGTTAATGAGATATCTGGTTTGATGCGTGAGCGAGCCAAAAACATCGCTCAACGTATTAGCTCTCCTTCTCAAGGCGGTGTTGCTGATGTGTCTGACTTTATGTTGCTGCAAGCGTTAAACCGTTTACAGCCGCAAATCCAGCATTTGGCAGAGCTTAGAAGCCTGCACCCAGAACGTCTGTTTGAGTGCTTGTCTACCATTGCGGGTGAGTTAGCCACCTTTACTGATGAAAGCCGTTTGCCACCTAAAGCGATAAGTTACAACCACGACATGCCGACAGAGTCTTTCTGGCCGCTAATCCGTAATTTGCGTCAGTCCCTAAGTGTGGTTCTTGAGCCAAGAGCGGTATCGATTCAGTTAGATAAACGTAAGTACGGCTTAATGGTAGCGCCGATCCAAGACCCTCAGCTAATGGAGACGGCAGATTTCATTATTGCTGTTAAGGCGCGTATGCCAATGGATGAGTTGCGCCGCCAGTTTACTCAACAAACGAAAGTGTCTTCGGTTGAGAAAATTCGCGAGCTTATTTCACTGCAATTACCGGGTATCCCTTTGGTGGTGTTACCGGTTGCTCCTCGTCAATTGCCATACCACGCTGGCTACACCTATTACCAACTTGATAAGTCGAGCAGTGAGTGGGAGATGTTAACGCACTCTAGTGGATTTGCTTTCCACGTTGCTGCCGCCTTTGATGAACTAGACCTTCAGTTCTGGGCGATTAGGAGTTAA
- the icmH gene encoding type IVB secretion system protein IcmH/DotU, whose translation MDINKKESKYSSLLFDDVEKINHDQDYWFQLRGSLSNPLIDAATPLLGLSLRVRQLSECENIEAIYDQTIEEIKTIEIELTEQGFEHAVLMAYRYILCTFLDEAVMGTEWGSSTVWAEHSMLSRFHNETWGGEKVFTILKRLEAEPQQYKPLLEFIYQCLVLGFEGKYRVIESGKLEREKVIAHLHKLINQDQEVDIAHLTSATEHVVRSKYKLSKQIPLWSIFAGFVLLWVGTFLGYSYLLHVKTSDVIEQLNQIL comes from the coding sequence ATGGATATCAATAAAAAAGAGAGTAAGTACAGTAGCTTACTTTTCGATGATGTAGAAAAAATAAACCACGACCAGGATTATTGGTTTCAACTTAGAGGGAGCTTATCTAACCCTTTAATTGATGCGGCGACGCCTCTACTTGGCTTGTCACTGCGTGTTCGACAGTTGTCTGAGTGCGAAAACATTGAAGCGATTTACGATCAAACGATTGAAGAGATTAAAACCATCGAGATTGAGCTCACTGAGCAGGGCTTCGAGCATGCAGTATTGATGGCTTACCGCTACATCTTATGTACGTTTCTAGATGAAGCGGTAATGGGAACAGAGTGGGGCTCTTCCACGGTGTGGGCTGAGCACTCTATGCTGTCCCGCTTCCATAATGAAACATGGGGTGGAGAAAAAGTGTTTACCATCCTGAAACGATTGGAAGCGGAACCGCAACAATATAAACCACTGCTTGAATTTATCTACCAGTGTCTAGTTTTGGGTTTTGAAGGCAAGTATCGCGTCATCGAGTCAGGCAAGTTAGAGCGAGAAAAAGTCATTGCTCACTTACATAAACTGATCAATCAAGATCAAGAAGTCGATATCGCTCATTTAACCAGTGCGACTGAACACGTTGTGCGTTCGAAATACAAGCTAAGCAAGCAAATCCCACTATGGTCGATTTTTGCTGGTTTTGTATTGCTTTGGGTCGGGACTTTCCTTGGTTATAGCTACCTACTGCACGTCAAGACCAGTGACGTTATCGAACAACTAAATCAAATCTTATAA